A region from the Metopolophium dirhodum isolate CAU chromosome 9, ASM1992520v1, whole genome shotgun sequence genome encodes:
- the LOC132952840 gene encoding neurotrophin 1-like, translating to MTEWPWLMIILALISTMQWPTSTAQQTKDNNSYWEGYLRSSARNRPKRTRFFDEDTTATIAIRSSYKEDQKVEPVINIKSINVRDLPPANLTKSLFTNENTTNNTNKQSSTGGKLSKKKLSPIVFPNPTVSINKFIPDPQIIEKCSLNETFCVKVDNYPRQDLSDLFRTSKYMSTSYFGIDTVTNEIQTRISNSNLETFCESKEDVIFPEAGVTKNNEWRYIIQDPNNDNSSFRQGIRVEKCIDAGQNCKFNNLLPLGYTSICVQKYIYKKMVAIKDSKEVYYESFKIPSCCECMYSINPDADLLTRFNQNRSETSKTNKYNKN from the exons ATGACCGAATGGCCGTGGCTGATGATTATACTGGCTCTCATTAGCAcg atgcaATGGCCTACTTCAACAGCACAACAAACAAAAGACAATAATTCATACTGGGAAGGGTATTTAAGGTCTTCAGCAAGGAATAGGCCGAAAAGAACAAGATTTTTTGATGAAGATACTACTGCCACTATAGCCATCAGATCAAGTTACAAGGAGGATCAAAA AGTTGAacctgttattaatattaaaagtataaatgtaaGAGATTTACCACCAGCAAATTTGACCAAATCATtatttacaaatgaaaatacaaCCAATAATACCAATAAGCAATCCAGTACCGGtggaaaattatctaaaaaaaaattgtcaccaATTGTTTTTCCAAATCCAACAGTTTCAATCAACAAATTTATACCAGATCcacaaataatcgaaaaatgttCATTGAACGAAACTTTTTGTGTCAAAGTTGATAATTATCCAAG acAAGATTTATCCGATCTTTTTAGAACCAGCAAATATATGTCAACTTCTTATTTTGGAATAGATACTGTAACTAATGAA ATACAGACAAGAATATCCAATAGTAATCTTGAAACATTTTGTGAATCAAAA gaAGATGTAATATTTCCGGAAGCAGGTGTTACAAAAAACAATGAATggcgttatattatacaagaccCAAATAATGACAATTCAAGTTTTAGACAAGGGATTCGAGTGGAGAAATGTAT AGATGCTGGACAGAACTGCAAATTTAATAATCTTTTACCACTTGGATACACATCAATttgtgtacaaaaatatatctataaaaaaatggttGCCATTAAAGATTCTAAAGAAGTATATtatgaaagttttaaaatacCATCATGTTGTGAGTGCATGTACAGTATTAATCCAGATGCAGATCTATTAACAAGGTTTAATCAGAATAGATCGGAAActtcaaaaacaaacaaatacaacaaaaattaa
- the LOC132952292 gene encoding uncharacterized protein LOC132952292 isoform X2 has translation MTVWTRLMIILALISTVQWPNSTAQQTKDNNSYWEQYLRSSARHMPKRTRFFDQNTTETTAAITSSYKEDQKNEPVINIKNINVRDLPPANLTKSLFTNENTTNITNKQASTGKKLRKKRISPNPTVSINKFIPDPQVIEKCSLNETFCVKVDNYPKQELSDIFRTSKYMSTSYFGTDTVPNEIHTKISNSNLESLCESKVETIFPQAAITQTNEWHYVIQDLVINNTNFQQGFRVEICIWRQSMRLTAPNSRVILILITA, from the exons ATGACCGTATGGACGCGGCTGATGATTATATTGGCTCTCATTAGTACG GTTCAATGGCCTAACTCAACAGCACAACAAACAAAAGACAATAATTCATATTGGGAACAGTATTTGAGGTCTTCTGCAAGGCATATGCCGAAAAGAACACGTTTTTTTGATCAAAATACTACTGAAACTACTGCAGCCATCACATCAAGTTATAAGGAAGATCAAAA aaatgaacctgttataaatattaaaaatataaatgtaagagATTTACCACCAGCAAACTTGACCAAATCATtatttacaaatgaaaatacaaCCAATATTACCAATAAGCAAGCTAGCACCGGTAAAAAATTGCGTAAAAAAAGAATTTCACCAAATCCAACAGTTTCAATCAACAAATTTATACCAGATCCACAAGTAATCGAAAAATGTTCATTGAACGAAACTTTTTGTGTCAAAGTTGATAATTATCCAAA ACAAGAATTATCCGATATTTTTAGAACCAGCAAATATATGTCAACTTCTTATTTTGGAACAGATACTGTACCTAATGAA atacatacaaaaatatccAATAGTAATCTTGAATCATTGTGTGAATCAAAA gtAGAAACTATATTTCCGCAAGCAGCTATTACACAAACCAATGAATGGCATTATGTTATTCAAGACCTAGTTATTAACAACACCAATTTTCAACAAGGTTTTCGAGTGGAGATATGTAT ATGGCGACAAAGTATGAGGCTAACCGCGCCGAATTCCCGTGTCATCTTAATTCTAATAACCGCCTAA
- the LOC132952292 gene encoding neurotrophin 1-like isoform X1 produces MTVWTRLMIILALISTVQWPNSTAQQTKDNNSYWEQYLRSSARHMPKRTRFFDQNTTETTAAITSSYKEDQKNEPVINIKNINVRDLPPANLTKSLFTNENTTNITNKQASTGKKLRKKRISPNPTVSINKFIPDPQVIEKCSLNETFCVKVDNYPKQELSDIFRTSKYMSTSYFGTDTVPNEIHTKISNSNLESLCESKVETIFPQAAITQTNEWHYVIQDLVINNTNFQQGFRVEICINKIEAKCKFDDKLPFGYSSSCVQKYIYKKMVGIKHSNEIYYENFRIPSCCECMYSKVSDITTMFEDRKNYLTRC; encoded by the exons ATGACCGTATGGACGCGGCTGATGATTATATTGGCTCTCATTAGTACG GTTCAATGGCCTAACTCAACAGCACAACAAACAAAAGACAATAATTCATATTGGGAACAGTATTTGAGGTCTTCTGCAAGGCATATGCCGAAAAGAACACGTTTTTTTGATCAAAATACTACTGAAACTACTGCAGCCATCACATCAAGTTATAAGGAAGATCAAAA aaatgaacctgttataaatattaaaaatataaatgtaagagATTTACCACCAGCAAACTTGACCAAATCATtatttacaaatgaaaatacaaCCAATATTACCAATAAGCAAGCTAGCACCGGTAAAAAATTGCGTAAAAAAAGAATTTCACCAAATCCAACAGTTTCAATCAACAAATTTATACCAGATCCACAAGTAATCGAAAAATGTTCATTGAACGAAACTTTTTGTGTCAAAGTTGATAATTATCCAAA ACAAGAATTATCCGATATTTTTAGAACCAGCAAATATATGTCAACTTCTTATTTTGGAACAGATACTGTACCTAATGAA atacatacaaaaatatccAATAGTAATCTTGAATCATTGTGTGAATCAAAA gtAGAAACTATATTTCCGCAAGCAGCTATTACACAAACCAATGAATGGCATTATGTTATTCAAGACCTAGTTATTAACAACACCAATTTTCAACAAGGTTTTCGAGTGGAGATATGTAT aaataaaattgaagcGAAGTGCAAATTTGATGATAAATTACCATTTGGATACTCATCAAGttgtgtacaaaaatatatctataaaaaaatggttGGCATTAAACAttctaatgaaatatattatgaaaattttagAATACCATCATGTTGTGAGTGCATGTATAGTAAAGTTTCAGATATAACAACAATGTTTGAAGACAGGAAAAATTACCTAACTAGGTGTTaa